A stretch of the Leopardus geoffroyi isolate Oge1 chromosome B2, O.geoffroyi_Oge1_pat1.0, whole genome shotgun sequence genome encodes the following:
- the LOC123607910 gene encoding olfactory receptor 2W1-like — MVNDSHFGGFTLLGFQGQPQLEMIISGVVFLFYTIALMGNMAIVLLSFLDDHLQTPMYFFLRNLAILDLCYTTNIVPQMLVNVWGKDKRITFGGCVLQLFIDMVLCSVECILLAVMSYDRFNAVCKPLHYMTIMNPQLCRTLVAMTWGVGVTNCMILSPYAMSLPRCGNHDLDHFFCEMSAMIKIACVDTTAMEETLFALCFFIFLTPLLLILVSYGFIAIAVLKIKSAAGRQKAFGTCSSHLIVVSIFYGTVIYMYIQPGNSPSQDEGKLLSIFYSIVTPSLNPLIYTLRNKEFKGAMKRLIGKEKRSLETTGQ; from the coding sequence atggtcAATGACAGCCACTTTGGTGGATTTACACTCCTTGGATTCCAGGGGCAGCCACAGCTGGAGATGATCATCTCTGGGGTTGTGTTTCTCTTCTACACCATTGCCTTGATGGGAAATATGGCCATCGTCCTGCTTTCTTTCCTAGATGACCATCTCCagacccccatgtacttcttccttagGAATTTGGCCATCTTGGATCTCTGTTATACCACAAATATAGTCCCACAGATGTTGGTCAATGTCTGGGGCAAAGACAAGAGAATTACGTTTGGTGGCTGTGTCCTTCAACTTTTCATTGATATGGTACTGTGCTCAGTGGAATGTATCCTTCTGGCTGTGATGTCTTATGACCGATTCAATGCTGTCTGCAAGCCTCTGCACTACATGACCATTATGAACCCCCAACTCTGTCGAACCCTGGTGGCCATGACCTGGGGAGTTGGTGTTACTAATTGCATGATACTTTCACCCTATGCCATGAGTCTTCCCCGATGTGGGAACCACGATTTGGATCActttttttgtgaaatgtctgCAATGATCAAGATTGCGTGTGTGGACACCACAGCGATGGAGGAAACCTTATTTgcattatgtttttttattttcctcacacCACTCCTTCTCATTCTAGTTTCTTATGGCTTCATTGCTATAGCTGTGTTGAAGATCAAATCTGCAGCAGGGAGACAGAAAGCATTTGGGACCTGTTCCTCCCACCTCATTGTGGTGTCAATCTTCTATGGGACTGTTATCTACATGTACATCCAGCCAGGAAACAGTCCATCTCAGGATGAAGGTAAACTTCTCAGTATCTTTTATTCCATTGTTACTCCCAGCTTGAACCCCCTGATCTACACACTAAGGAATAAGGAGTTCAAGGGGGCCATGAAGAGGctgattggaaaagaaaaacgtTCCTTGGAAACAACAGGACAATGA
- the LOC123607908 gene encoding olfactory receptor 2W1-like, with translation MVNNSHFGGFILLGFPGQPQLEMIISGVVFLFYTIALMGNMAIILLPLLDERLQTPMYFFLRNLAILDLCYITNIVPQMLVNVWGKDKKISFGGCAFQLFTDVTLCTVECMLLAVMSYDRFNAVCKPLHYMTIMNPQLCRTLVAMTWGVGVTNCMILSPYAMSLPRCGNHHLDHYFCEISAMVKIACVDTTAMEETLFALCFFIFLTPLLLILVSYGFIAIAVLKIKSAAGRQKAFGTCSSHLIVVSIFYGTVIYMYIQPGNSPSQDEGKLLSIFYSIVTPSLNPLIYTLRNKEFKGAMKRLIGKEKLSLETTGH, from the coding sequence atggtCAACAATAGCCACTTTGGTGGATTTATACTCCTTGGATTCCCAGGGCAGCCACAGCTGGAGATGATCATCTCTGGGGTTGTCTTTCTCTTCTACACCATTGCCTTGATGGGAAACATGGCCATCATCCTGCTGCCGTTACTGGATGAACGTCTCCagacccccatgtacttcttccttagGAATTTGGCCATCTTGGATCTCTGTTATATCACAAATATAGTCCCACAGATGTTGGTCAATGTCTGgggcaaagacaaaaaaatctcTTTTGGTGGCTGTGCCTTTCAACTTTTCACTGATGTGACACTATGCACAGTCGAATGTATGCTTCTGGCTGTGATGTCTTATGACCGATTCAATGCTGTCTGCAAGCCTCTGCACTACATGACCATTATGAACCCCCAACTCTGTCGAACCCTGGTGGCCATGACCTGGGGAGTTGGTGTTACTAATTGCATGATACTTTCACCCTATGCCATGAGTCTTCCCCGATGTGGGAACCACCATTTGGATCACTATTTTTGTGAAATATCTGCAATGGTGAAGATTGCGTGTGTGGACACCACAGCCATGGAGGAAACCTTATTTgcattatgtttttttattttcctcacacCACTCCTTCTCATTCTAGTTTCTTATGGCTTCATTGCTATAGCTGTGTTGAAGATCAAATCTGCAGCAGGGAGACAGAAAGCATTTGGGACCTGTTCCTCCCACCTCATTGTGGTGTCCATCTTCTATGGGACTGTTATCTACATGTACATCCAGCCAGGAAACAGTCCATCTCAGGATGAAGGTAAACTTCTCAGTATCTTTTATTCCATTGTTACTCCCAGCTTGAACCCCCTGATCTACACACTAAGGAATAAGGAGTTCAAGGGGGCCATGAAGAGGctgattggaaaagaaaaactttccttGGAAACAACAGGACACTAA